Proteins from one Mycobacterium sp. EPa45 genomic window:
- the dapB gene encoding 4-hydroxy-tetrahydrodipicolinate reductase, with product MRVAVLGARGKVGTTMCEAVRDADDLTLSAEVDAGDALSLLTDSDTEVVIDFTHPDVVMDNLKFLIDNGIHAVVGTTGFTDERIDTVRTWLADKPESAVLIAPNFAIGAVLSMHFAQKAAPYFESVEVIELHHPHKADAPSGTATRTARLIAEARKDLPPNPDATSTGLEGARGADVDGVPVHSIRLTGLVAHQEVLFGTLGETLTIRHDSLDRTSFVPGVLLAVRQIAARPGLTIGIEPLLDL from the coding sequence ATGCGAGTTGCGGTCCTGGGAGCCAGAGGCAAAGTCGGAACCACCATGTGCGAGGCCGTGCGGGACGCCGACGACCTGACGCTGAGCGCTGAAGTCGACGCCGGTGATGCGCTGTCGCTGTTGACCGACAGCGACACCGAGGTGGTCATCGACTTCACCCATCCCGATGTGGTGATGGACAACCTGAAGTTCCTCATCGACAACGGAATCCACGCCGTCGTCGGCACCACCGGCTTCACCGATGAGCGGATCGACACCGTTCGCACTTGGCTGGCAGACAAGCCCGAATCCGCAGTGCTGATCGCCCCGAACTTCGCCATCGGCGCCGTGCTGTCGATGCACTTCGCGCAGAAAGCCGCGCCCTACTTCGAGTCCGTAGAAGTGATCGAATTGCACCATCCGCACAAGGCTGACGCCCCGTCGGGGACCGCTACCCGAACCGCGCGCTTGATCGCCGAAGCGCGAAAAGATCTGCCGCCCAACCCCGATGCCACCAGCACCGGCCTGGAAGGTGCCCGCGGCGCCGACGTGGACGGCGTGCCGGTGCACTCCATTCGGTTGACCGGACTCGTCGCGCACCAGGAGGTGTTGTTCGGCACCCTGGGGGAGACGCTGACCATCCGGCACGACAGCCTCGACCGCACATCATTCGTGCCGGGCGTGCTGCTTGCCGTCCGCCAGATCGCTGCCCGGCCCGGCCTCACCATCGGAATCGAACCGCTGCTCGACCTGTGA
- a CDS encoding flavodoxin family protein encodes MKRLLMVHHTPSPHCQEMFEAVLSGATDPDIEGVEVVRRAALTCSATDMLEADGYLLGTPANLGYISGALKHAFDQSYYQILDSTRGRPFGVYLHGNEGTEGAERAIDGITAGLGWVRAAETVIVSGKPTKGDVEACWNLGATVAAELME; translated from the coding sequence ATGAAGCGTCTACTGATGGTGCACCACACGCCGTCGCCGCACTGCCAGGAAATGTTCGAGGCGGTGTTATCCGGTGCGACCGATCCCGACATCGAGGGTGTCGAGGTGGTGCGTCGGGCGGCACTGACGTGCTCGGCCACCGACATGCTCGAAGCCGACGGCTATCTGTTGGGTACGCCGGCCAACCTCGGCTACATCAGCGGTGCGCTGAAGCATGCGTTCGACCAGTCGTACTACCAGATTCTGGACTCCACCCGCGGGCGCCCGTTCGGGGTCTACCTGCACGGCAACGAGGGCACCGAGGGAGCCGAACGGGCCATCGACGGCATCACCGCGGGACTGGGCTGGGTGCGGGCCGCGGAGACGGTCATCGTGTCGGGCAAGCCGACCAAGGGTGACGTCGAGGCGTGCTGGAATCTCGGCGCGACGGTTGCTGCTGAACTGATGGAGTGA
- a CDS encoding FAD-dependent oxidoreductase yields MTDGITTPASCKRRPTVAVIGAGIAGLTAAQELAERGFIVTVYEAERDERNGLGPKSDGAYPPVKLGGLAASQYSTVGTRDGSQAELRPFPGRLGHPPAPGRAVAGEHGFRFFPAYYLHIWDMFQRIPVYQNTHRADGTSHWTPTSRTVYDNVRRVVTQGATADGEPSLIFPRELPRSPAEFLSILTQLTTFGFAPTDVATYESRLLRYLVTSPIRRAFELQNVSAYDFFVGHDPQTGTDRYSYTPRCDKLLRQMPRVLVALDSRWGDARTNLSTNLQLYLSMDRRDNKADGVLNGPTTESWFDHWYHHLLALGVRFVHTAAIRLDPPALDPKYPPHLRPRAQITFANGTRVTADYTVVAVDAPAAEYLAAALHAGGTGGTAAKLEGFTTTAPPPDGPLQPRATRPQQWRDPYSMDELGRVPWDRFQTLCGIQYYFDTEFQLVRGHMLYVGSPWGLSSVNQTGLWEKRPILDRDGHVSVLSVDIGDFNTPSPYVVDESGQAKAARDCTPDEIASEVWRQITTALAGDSGSGGQGVVPSPMWYALDRGLVMAGGPGQGQGRVVRNKTPYLVPIVGDWGNRPSAEPWNPHGTSWSFIPPEEVWLNNLQHANVWQARHGGYQVHNNSVVFAGTWNKTFTRLTSMEAACESGRHAVNAILDHYIWVESGGIDRREKSPPLEWVFPYGFLDQSLSSPIRMPTPAGDYCYVFDIENREPADTRPLRNLDSEFCQRSLPHPLDMVAPYPLGISTPFPTAPAGG; encoded by the coding sequence ATGACCGACGGCATCACGACACCGGCGTCCTGCAAACGACGTCCGACCGTAGCGGTGATCGGCGCCGGCATCGCGGGGTTGACCGCCGCTCAGGAACTTGCCGAGCGGGGCTTCATCGTCACGGTGTACGAGGCGGAACGCGACGAACGTAACGGGTTGGGCCCCAAGTCTGACGGCGCATACCCGCCCGTCAAGCTCGGCGGCCTTGCCGCGTCTCAATATTCGACCGTCGGTACACGAGACGGAAGCCAAGCTGAGTTGCGGCCCTTTCCTGGGCGGCTGGGCCACCCACCTGCGCCCGGGCGTGCGGTGGCGGGCGAGCACGGCTTCCGCTTCTTCCCCGCGTATTACCTACACATCTGGGACATGTTCCAGCGCATCCCGGTGTACCAGAACACACATCGGGCCGACGGCACGTCCCATTGGACACCGACCTCACGGACCGTCTATGACAACGTGCGGCGGGTTGTCACCCAGGGCGCCACTGCCGACGGCGAGCCCTCACTCATCTTTCCCCGCGAACTTCCGCGCAGCCCCGCCGAATTCCTCAGTATTCTAACGCAACTCACAACGTTCGGGTTCGCCCCGACAGACGTCGCAACCTACGAGAGCAGGCTGCTTCGCTACCTAGTTACGAGCCCGATACGGCGCGCGTTTGAATTGCAGAACGTCTCGGCTTACGACTTCTTCGTCGGACACGACCCCCAAACCGGGACGGACAGATACTCCTACACACCGCGATGCGACAAGCTATTGCGGCAGATGCCAAGGGTTTTGGTCGCCCTCGACTCACGCTGGGGTGACGCGCGTACAAATCTCAGCACTAACCTGCAGCTGTACCTGAGCATGGACCGCCGCGACAATAAAGCCGACGGCGTGCTCAATGGTCCCACCACCGAGTCGTGGTTCGACCATTGGTACCACCATCTCCTCGCACTCGGCGTCCGCTTCGTCCATACGGCGGCGATCCGACTTGACCCACCGGCGCTCGACCCGAAGTACCCACCCCATCTGCGGCCACGTGCGCAGATCACGTTCGCCAACGGCACCCGGGTGACTGCGGATTACACGGTCGTCGCCGTCGATGCACCCGCGGCCGAATACCTCGCAGCCGCATTGCACGCCGGAGGCACGGGCGGTACCGCGGCCAAGCTGGAGGGTTTCACCACCACAGCTCCGCCACCTGATGGCCCGTTGCAGCCGCGCGCCACCCGACCACAACAATGGCGGGATCCCTACTCGATGGACGAGCTGGGGCGAGTGCCATGGGATCGGTTCCAAACACTGTGTGGGATCCAGTATTACTTCGATACGGAGTTTCAACTGGTCCGAGGGCACATGCTGTACGTAGGTAGCCCGTGGGGACTGTCGTCGGTCAATCAGACTGGATTGTGGGAGAAGCGACCAATTCTGGACCGCGACGGCCATGTCTCGGTGCTGTCGGTCGACATCGGGGATTTCAATACCCCGTCTCCGTACGTGGTCGACGAGTCCGGTCAAGCAAAGGCGGCACGCGACTGCACGCCCGACGAGATTGCCTCGGAGGTGTGGCGTCAGATCACCACCGCGCTGGCCGGCGATTCGGGATCGGGTGGACAAGGGGTCGTGCCGAGCCCGATGTGGTACGCGCTCGATCGCGGTCTCGTCATGGCGGGCGGACCGGGTCAGGGCCAAGGCCGGGTGGTCCGCAACAAAACTCCGTACCTGGTCCCTATCGTGGGAGATTGGGGCAACCGACCCAGCGCTGAGCCGTGGAATCCGCACGGAACGTCATGGAGTTTCATACCTCCTGAGGAGGTGTGGCTCAATAACCTTCAGCACGCCAACGTCTGGCAAGCGCGCCATGGCGGCTATCAAGTGCACAACAATTCGGTGGTCTTCGCCGGCACGTGGAACAAGACGTTTACTCGATTGACGTCGATGGAGGCCGCGTGCGAGTCGGGCCGCCATGCGGTCAATGCCATTCTCGACCACTACATCTGGGTCGAATCAGGTGGCATCGACCGCCGGGAGAAGAGCCCGCCGCTGGAGTGGGTATTCCCGTACGGTTTCCTCGATCAGAGCCTGTCGAGTCCAATCCGGATGCCGACACCGGCCGGTGATTACTGCTATGTGTTCGACATCGAGAACCGTGAGCCGGCCGACACACGCCCTCTCCGCAACCTCGATTCAGAATTTTGCCAGCGGTCACTGCCGCATCCACTGGACATGGTGGCTCCCTACCCGCTCGGTATCTCCACACCTTTCCCGACCGCACCAGCAGGAGGTTAA
- a CDS encoding polyprenyl synthetase family protein, whose product MAARPLDDYLALCKDACDGEIARLYGPGEREKGGLYDLILDYPLRGGKALRPALSIAACLGLGGHLEAVLPTAATLELYHNAFLIHDDIEDESWWRRGKPTLHIDHGVPIAINVGDAMLSLSLQPLLDNVERVGLGPALRILRAVAKMTRLTVDGQALELEWVRSNSWRLNDADYLKMVELKTSWYTFITPLQAGAIAAGAGPERMEPLESFGRYLGAAFQITDDLLNLRGDPQEYGKEIGGDLWEGKRTLMLLHALRHAEPQDQAQVVAILAKRRPSADGELGLTELLDALTTRGHLSESGRAELEARLQGHQPTECKGIDEIRWLYELMHDVGSLRHARDVAADHAEKAAAVLASLDWFPHSRHRDVLADLVDYVHGRTR is encoded by the coding sequence ATGGCGGCCCGCCCCCTCGACGACTATCTGGCGTTGTGCAAGGACGCGTGCGACGGTGAAATCGCGCGGCTCTACGGTCCGGGCGAGCGCGAAAAAGGCGGCCTCTACGACCTGATCCTCGATTACCCGTTACGGGGTGGGAAGGCGCTGCGGCCGGCGCTGAGCATCGCGGCATGTCTCGGACTTGGTGGCCACCTCGAAGCAGTGCTGCCGACGGCGGCCACATTGGAGCTCTACCACAACGCGTTTCTGATCCACGATGACATCGAGGACGAATCGTGGTGGCGGCGTGGGAAACCCACGCTTCACATCGACCACGGCGTCCCGATCGCCATCAACGTCGGCGACGCCATGCTTTCGCTGTCACTGCAACCGCTGCTCGACAATGTTGAACGAGTGGGACTCGGACCTGCGCTGCGCATTCTGCGGGCGGTCGCCAAGATGACTCGGCTGACCGTCGACGGACAGGCATTGGAGCTCGAGTGGGTGCGGTCCAACAGTTGGCGGCTCAACGACGCCGACTACTTGAAGATGGTGGAACTGAAAACCAGTTGGTACACGTTCATCACTCCCCTGCAAGCCGGCGCGATCGCCGCCGGGGCGGGGCCGGAGCGCATGGAGCCGTTGGAGTCTTTCGGCCGGTATCTCGGCGCGGCCTTCCAGATAACGGATGACTTGCTCAACCTGCGTGGCGACCCGCAGGAGTACGGCAAGGAGATCGGCGGAGATCTTTGGGAGGGCAAGCGAACCCTGATGCTCTTGCACGCATTGCGGCATGCCGAACCGCAAGACCAGGCTCAGGTCGTCGCGATCCTGGCCAAGCGACGCCCCAGCGCGGACGGTGAACTCGGGTTGACCGAACTCCTCGACGCACTGACGACGCGAGGGCACTTGTCGGAGTCGGGGCGGGCCGAACTGGAAGCGCGACTGCAGGGGCACCAGCCGACGGAGTGCAAAGGCATAGACGAGATTCGCTGGCTCTACGAACTGATGCACGACGTCGGCTCGCTGCGGCACGCCCGGGACGTCGCCGCCGACCATGCCGAGAAGGCGGCCGCCGTGCTGGCGAGTCTGGACTGGTTTCCCCACAGCCGCCACCGGGACGTGCTGGCCGATCTCGTGGATTACGTACATGGGCGGACGCGATGA
- a CDS encoding AAA family ATPase has translation MTTPVLDLGGRVVDRRHEFTELRAAVDAAGRAGGGCLLLSGAAGVGKSTLIQAFGVEVSKSGCVFAYGRCRADAPAPYSALSIALGSIVRTMLATGPAEHARWQAELVSEMSGLAGILTQLVPELGPVLGEFESAIEPDAADSRRQLHRAIIRLLSATASYRPVVLAVDDLQWADRDTLLLLAELLTVSLRNVLVLGAHRAGEFDPAAAALKSEGLQAIQLEPLALEDVEELLADVCGSSVEMGDVAAEFHHRTGGNPLAVRQLFYRAQREGALITAGPAGHPSWDLRVLTSIEVSATTAEFLGRYLDQLRPADRAVLSSLACIGGEFDLDDATAAAAESPDIVARALWACLELRLIEALDAGGQRITNAISRDARYRFSHDRIAEAARAGLSASDARAIHLRVGRRLITLGDDRVFEAARHVGIAGVELVDDIERTSFVEVARRAARKARAQASFPLALDYCRSALDLLGEQRWATHFALTRELQLDAADAALLVGDVATLNTLLDEAAEFLPQPPDRARIAYLRLKGCVVQNRLQDALEIGLRALDELGERVATEAGKPRMGNAVVRMRMTMRRWSNERLLELPHCDDERVIALHPILAELCNMAVLIRPNILPLLVRKQLDLTLAHGHTPSSPVVIAGYGIVLVLLGDHAGAQRFGEVGRSLASRPEFREARPQTVFMHLDYINHWRHPIRDGLGELREAVDEALDQGDQENAGFLVAVLLSQSFWLGRPLAEIDALARSLIPHIRSQPVPSALCQSVQQLCLNLMGRSDDPLLLAGESGYDEREVLPAARREGDAVALAAAAAMRQGLHFWNGDYAGAVAATHEAIEHIDGLAGVPASQFIYMLGALSMIHCAPKDSGTVRFVRQALALHRKWAEGAPENYGAAYALIQGAWARARGQSGKADRYLHQAIALAEENQLPIVGAYSHEEVAALYTDTRRATLGEHMLRSAYQRWLNLGFVVRTDKLAQEHPWLLRRDLTGSAGIDPVGAHQLLHSMSAARTADTLANVILGSVADTTGADRVLFLTGDAEHLTVRAINDRGTISIIDGPWNEVSYDPDVVRRVIDDGSPVLVAPDRVATTLSILAVPIRLHDNIIGVLYAEKGESAGVFSAEHEQAVVFLCAQAAAPLWNFQLEARLRAADEYRQSLIDVQSRFVPNELLRILDIDDLRRVRSGYRVEREMTVLISDIRGYTTMIEDMNVAEAGNLAMGFLRAVELPIISYNGMIQDVRGDEIVAVFESEADAVRAGLAMLRSLHEHNQERQALGSEELRAGIGINTGTVGVGLVGGVNRMVLTIIGDAVNLAARIESTNKRYGSALLLSDRTHERIARLAEFDTRRMERVSVVNRRRPVTIYEVYDADSAELRAAKHAAQPAFDEAFALFDAGDVDGARAAFERCQKLLPDDPVAPLHLAHCDAMARGELDPGQEIVLLSK, from the coding sequence GTGACGACGCCGGTTCTGGACCTGGGCGGCCGTGTCGTCGACCGCCGACACGAGTTCACCGAACTGCGAGCCGCGGTAGACGCGGCGGGACGCGCCGGCGGCGGCTGCTTATTGCTCAGCGGGGCTGCGGGCGTGGGAAAGTCGACGTTGATCCAGGCCTTCGGCGTCGAGGTGTCCAAGAGCGGTTGCGTCTTCGCGTACGGACGATGCCGAGCCGATGCACCGGCTCCATACTCGGCGCTGTCCATCGCTCTCGGCTCGATCGTGCGCACCATGCTGGCGACCGGACCTGCCGAACACGCGCGGTGGCAGGCCGAGTTGGTCAGCGAGATGTCGGGTTTGGCAGGCATTCTCACCCAACTGGTGCCCGAGTTGGGACCAGTACTTGGCGAATTCGAAAGCGCCATCGAGCCAGATGCGGCGGACTCACGTCGCCAGCTTCACCGGGCCATCATTCGTTTGCTCTCTGCCACCGCGTCCTACCGGCCGGTCGTCCTCGCGGTCGATGATCTTCAGTGGGCCGACCGAGATACGCTACTGCTTCTCGCTGAACTGTTGACAGTGTCGCTTCGCAACGTACTTGTCCTTGGTGCGCACCGGGCGGGTGAGTTCGATCCCGCCGCAGCGGCCCTCAAATCGGAAGGCCTGCAAGCCATTCAGCTCGAACCACTGGCACTCGAAGACGTCGAGGAGTTGCTGGCCGACGTATGCGGTAGCAGCGTTGAGATGGGCGATGTGGCCGCCGAGTTCCACCATCGGACGGGGGGCAACCCGTTGGCGGTCCGGCAGTTGTTCTACCGCGCCCAACGCGAAGGCGCGCTCATCACGGCGGGCCCGGCCGGCCACCCGAGCTGGGACTTGCGCGTGCTCACCTCGATCGAGGTCTCTGCCACCACCGCCGAGTTCCTGGGCCGGTATCTCGATCAGCTCCGCCCCGCGGACCGGGCGGTGTTGAGTTCGCTGGCGTGCATCGGTGGCGAGTTCGACCTCGACGACGCCACCGCAGCCGCAGCCGAGTCGCCCGACATCGTGGCTCGGGCGCTGTGGGCATGCCTGGAGCTCCGGCTGATCGAGGCCCTCGACGCCGGTGGGCAGCGGATCACCAACGCGATAAGTCGTGACGCCCGCTACCGGTTCAGCCATGACCGGATCGCCGAGGCGGCCCGGGCGGGGCTGTCTGCCTCCGACGCGCGGGCCATCCACCTGCGCGTCGGTCGGCGGCTGATCACCCTCGGGGACGATCGTGTCTTCGAAGCCGCACGCCATGTGGGTATCGCCGGCGTCGAGCTCGTCGACGACATCGAACGCACCAGCTTCGTCGAGGTGGCACGGCGGGCTGCGCGAAAGGCTCGGGCGCAGGCTTCATTTCCGTTGGCCCTGGACTACTGTCGCAGTGCGCTGGACTTGCTCGGCGAACAACGCTGGGCTACCCACTTCGCGCTCACACGAGAGCTGCAACTCGATGCCGCGGACGCCGCGCTGCTCGTCGGCGACGTGGCGACACTCAATACGTTGCTCGACGAGGCCGCGGAGTTTCTGCCGCAGCCACCGGACCGGGCGCGAATCGCCTATCTGCGGCTCAAAGGGTGTGTCGTGCAGAACCGTCTCCAGGATGCGCTGGAGATCGGCCTTCGCGCGCTCGATGAACTCGGTGAGCGGGTTGCAACCGAAGCCGGCAAACCACGTATGGGGAACGCGGTCGTCCGGATGAGGATGACGATGCGGCGGTGGAGCAACGAACGGCTGCTGGAGCTGCCGCACTGCGACGACGAGCGAGTCATTGCACTGCATCCGATTCTCGCCGAGCTGTGCAACATGGCGGTCCTCATCCGCCCGAACATCTTGCCGCTGCTCGTGCGAAAGCAACTCGACCTCACATTGGCTCATGGCCACACGCCGTCGTCACCGGTGGTCATCGCCGGGTACGGCATCGTCCTCGTGTTGCTCGGTGACCACGCGGGCGCCCAGCGCTTCGGCGAGGTCGGCAGGTCACTGGCATCGCGGCCGGAATTCCGCGAGGCCCGCCCGCAGACGGTGTTCATGCACTTGGACTACATCAACCACTGGCGTCACCCGATCCGCGACGGATTGGGCGAACTTCGAGAGGCCGTCGATGAGGCACTCGACCAGGGTGACCAGGAGAACGCCGGATTTCTGGTCGCGGTTCTGCTCTCCCAATCGTTCTGGCTCGGCCGTCCACTCGCTGAGATCGACGCCCTTGCCAGATCCCTGATCCCGCACATCCGTTCCCAACCAGTACCCAGCGCGCTGTGCCAAAGCGTGCAGCAACTCTGCCTGAATTTGATGGGACGCAGCGACGATCCGCTCCTGCTCGCCGGTGAAAGCGGTTACGACGAGCGGGAAGTGCTGCCTGCGGCGCGACGCGAGGGTGACGCAGTGGCGCTCGCCGCGGCGGCGGCCATGCGACAGGGGCTGCACTTCTGGAACGGCGACTACGCAGGTGCGGTCGCCGCCACCCATGAGGCAATCGAGCACATCGACGGCCTGGCCGGGGTCCCTGCCTCACAGTTCATCTACATGCTGGGCGCTCTGAGCATGATCCACTGCGCACCAAAGGATTCCGGGACCGTCCGATTCGTGCGCCAGGCTCTGGCGTTGCACCGTAAGTGGGCGGAAGGTGCACCGGAGAACTACGGGGCGGCCTACGCCCTGATTCAGGGAGCCTGGGCCAGAGCGCGCGGACAGAGCGGCAAGGCCGATCGCTACCTCCACCAGGCCATCGCCCTCGCCGAGGAGAATCAGCTTCCGATAGTCGGTGCGTATAGCCACGAGGAGGTCGCCGCCCTCTACACAGACACCCGGCGGGCGACGCTCGGCGAACACATGCTGCGTTCTGCCTACCAGCGATGGCTGAACCTGGGCTTCGTGGTGCGCACCGACAAGCTCGCGCAGGAGCACCCGTGGCTACTTCGTCGTGACCTGACGGGTTCGGCCGGGATCGATCCCGTCGGGGCACATCAGCTGCTTCACTCGATGTCCGCTGCTCGGACCGCGGACACCTTGGCCAACGTCATTCTGGGGTCGGTGGCAGACACGACTGGTGCTGATCGCGTCCTGTTCCTCACCGGTGACGCAGAGCACCTGACGGTTCGGGCCATCAATGACCGCGGCACGATCTCGATCATCGACGGACCATGGAACGAGGTGTCGTACGACCCGGATGTAGTGCGCCGAGTGATCGACGATGGCTCTCCGGTCCTCGTTGCCCCCGATCGCGTAGCAACCACACTTTCGATCCTGGCCGTTCCAATTCGGCTGCACGACAATATAATCGGTGTCCTATACGCCGAGAAGGGCGAATCCGCAGGAGTTTTCAGCGCCGAACACGAGCAGGCGGTCGTCTTCCTCTGCGCCCAGGCCGCCGCTCCCCTGTGGAACTTCCAACTCGAGGCGCGGCTTCGAGCAGCCGACGAGTACCGGCAATCGCTCATTGATGTGCAGTCCAGATTCGTGCCCAATGAATTGCTGCGAATCCTCGATATCGACGACCTTCGCCGCGTCCGCAGCGGTTACCGCGTCGAACGCGAGATGACGGTGCTGATCAGCGACATCCGTGGTTACACAACCATGATCGAGGACATGAACGTTGCCGAGGCGGGTAACTTGGCGATGGGCTTTCTGCGGGCGGTCGAACTACCGATCATCAGCTATAACGGCATGATCCAAGACGTACGGGGTGACGAGATCGTCGCCGTCTTCGAGTCCGAGGCCGACGCCGTCCGAGCGGGATTGGCGATGCTCCGCTCCCTGCACGAGCACAACCAGGAACGCCAGGCGCTCGGTTCCGAAGAGCTGCGGGCCGGCATCGGGATCAATACCGGCACGGTCGGGGTCGGTCTGGTCGGCGGAGTCAACCGCATGGTCCTCACCATCATCGGCGACGCAGTTAACCTCGCCGCGCGCATCGAGAGCACCAACAAGCGATATGGCTCCGCGTTGCTACTCTCCGACCGCACACATGAGCGCATTGCGCGTCTTGCGGAGTTCGACACTCGGCGCATGGAGCGTGTCTCTGTAGTCAATCGACGCCGACCTGTGACGATTTATGAAGTCTATGACGCGGATTCGGCTGAACTCCGTGCCGCGAAGCATGCCGCGCAGCCCGCTTTCGACGAGGCGTTCGCATTGTTCGACGCGGGCGATGTCGACGGGGCGCGGGCCGCCTTCGAGCGGTGCCAGAAGTTGCTGCCCGACGATCCCGTTGCTCCATTGCATTTAGCGCACTGCGACGCGATGGCGCGTGGCGAATTGGACCCCGGCCAAGAGATCGTTCTGCTCAGCAAGTAG
- a CDS encoding cytochrome P450, which yields MFTGQPAWVASRYEDIRAAVTDPRMSANTLPESVKPPGEEDDMPVFFARTDDPEHNRLRRMLTMDFTVRRAKEMAPDIQQLVDGFLDKMIAAGPPRDLVRDFALPVPSLVICLLLGVPYEDHEYFEEHSVAGLDVKTSDEQRTASIMTMIGYITELLQRKKDEPGDDLLSRLMTHNVADGEISVMTAAMTGWVMLQAGHETTASMIALGTLVLLKNPDAFARLRDSDDPTVRLQIIDELLRYLTIVHSGLVDRIATEDFELGGQLVRKGEHVMMNLTAGNYDPAFVENPERFDIDRNPRGHLAFGYGVHQCVGQNLARTELDIALTTLARRLPTLRLAVPEDELDFMNDQAIWRLKELPVTW from the coding sequence CTGTTCACCGGGCAGCCGGCCTGGGTGGCCAGCCGGTACGAGGACATCCGGGCCGCCGTCACCGATCCGCGGATGAGCGCCAACACCCTTCCCGAGTCGGTCAAACCACCCGGTGAAGAAGACGACATGCCGGTGTTCTTCGCGCGCACCGACGATCCTGAACACAATCGGCTGCGGCGGATGCTTACGATGGACTTCACCGTCCGGCGCGCGAAGGAAATGGCGCCCGATATCCAACAACTCGTCGACGGCTTCCTGGACAAGATGATTGCCGCCGGGCCACCCCGCGACCTGGTCCGCGATTTCGCACTGCCTGTGCCGTCGTTGGTGATCTGCCTGCTGCTTGGTGTGCCCTACGAGGACCATGAGTACTTCGAGGAGCACAGTGTCGCTGGTCTCGACGTCAAGACCAGCGATGAGCAACGGACCGCGTCGATCATGACGATGATCGGTTACATCACCGAGTTGCTGCAGCGCAAGAAGGATGAGCCTGGTGATGATCTGTTGTCGCGCTTGATGACTCACAACGTCGCAGACGGTGAGATCAGCGTGATGACGGCCGCGATGACCGGATGGGTGATGCTGCAGGCCGGTCACGAGACCACGGCGAGCATGATCGCGCTCGGCACGCTGGTCCTGCTGAAGAACCCGGATGCCTTCGCCCGACTGCGGGACAGCGACGACCCGACTGTGCGACTCCAGATCATTGATGAGCTGTTGCGGTACCTGACGATCGTGCACAGCGGGCTGGTCGACCGGATCGCGACCGAGGACTTCGAGCTGGGTGGACAACTGGTTCGCAAGGGCGAACACGTGATGATGAACCTGACCGCAGGCAACTACGATCCGGCGTTCGTCGAGAACCCCGAACGATTTGACATCGACCGAAATCCGCGCGGTCACTTAGCCTTCGGCTACGGTGTCCACCAATGCGTCGGCCAGAACCTGGCGCGAACGGAATTGGACATCGCACTGACCACGCTGGCTCGCCGGCTCCCGACGTTGCGGTTGGCTGTGCCGGAGGACGAGCTGGATTTCATGAACGACCAAGCCATCTGGCGCCTCAAGGAACTCCCGGTCACGTGGTGA
- a CDS encoding TetR/AcrR family transcriptional regulator, which yields MVTTTRVRADAARNADRILRAAREVYAEVGPDAHMELVARRAGVGERTLYRRFPTKGDLVRAALDQSIAENLMPAIEKARRNSDPLLGLTDLIEAAISLGARDHAILAAARKADALDNVSARLDEALYELMCRAQTAGTVRADLVADDLPRVIAMLNSVLWTMDPAGDGWRRYVGLMLDAITTTTPRRLLPAVPLRLPSHTGSWPL from the coding sequence GTGGTGACGACAACGCGAGTTCGCGCTGACGCCGCGCGCAACGCCGACCGGATACTGCGGGCGGCCCGCGAGGTCTACGCCGAAGTGGGACCCGACGCACACATGGAACTGGTCGCCCGCCGCGCAGGGGTGGGGGAGCGAACGCTTTACCGTAGATTTCCCACCAAGGGTGATCTGGTCCGAGCCGCACTCGACCAGAGCATCGCCGAAAACCTCATGCCCGCAATCGAAAAAGCGCGACGGAATAGCGACCCGCTCCTCGGTCTCACCGACCTCATCGAGGCCGCGATCTCATTGGGCGCCCGCGATCACGCCATCCTGGCCGCAGCGCGAAAAGCCGACGCACTCGATAACGTGTCGGCACGACTGGATGAGGCGCTCTATGAGTTGATGTGCCGCGCCCAGACGGCCGGGACCGTCCGGGCCGACCTGGTCGCCGATGACCTTCCGCGCGTGATCGCGATGCTCAACAGCGTGTTGTGGACCATGGATCCCGCCGGCGATGGCTGGCGGCGTTACGTAGGGCTGATGCTCGATGCCATCACGACAACGACACCGCGCCGGCTGTTACCGGCTGTCCCGCTTCGCCTTCCATCGCACACCGGGAGTTGGCCGCTGTGA